The sequence below is a genomic window from Cryobacterium arcticum.
TGGGCGGCTTCGTACGGGTGCTTGGAGCCGGTGAACACTGCGGTGGACGAGCCACCCCAGTTGCCGCTGGCCTCATCGCCGGCTTCCCACTGCGGGGAGGCCGCGACGGCCCACTTGCCCGCGGTGTCGGGCGCGCCGCTGGCGATGGAGTTCGCACCCCAGGCTGCGGAGTTCCAGGTCCACGCTGCGCCGGTGTTGTAGGCGTTGTCCCACTCGGTGGTCCACGGCGGCTGGGTCGAGACGAGGTCCCGGTCGATCAGGTCCTGCCAGTAGTCGGCGACCTTGATGGACTCGTCGCCGGTCAGGTCGACGTTCCAGTCGGTGCCGTCGTTGCCGAACCAAGTGCCGCCGGCCTGCCAGACGAGTCCGGCGAACTGGTTGATGTCACTCTGCGAGAAGTTGGTGATGTACGAGCCCGTAGCGCGTACCTGCTCGGCCGCCGTGGCGAACTCGGCCCAGGTGGTGGGGATCGCGATGTTATTCGCGGCGAAGAGGTCGGCGCGGTAGAACATGGCCATGGGGCCGGAGTCCTGCGGGATCGCGTAGACGGAGTCGTCCTCGTTGAAGCTGACCTGGCCCCAGGTCCAGTCGACGAAGTCGGCCTTGGCGTCCATGACGCCCTCGCAGGAGGCCAGGTTCATCAGGCCGTCCTGCACGCGGAAGTTGGGCAGTGCGTCGTACTCGATCTGGCCGAGGTCGGGCGCGTTGCCGGCTTCGAGCTGGTTGAAGAAGTTGGCGTAGGTGCCGCCGTTGCCGTTCGGGCCGGTCTGCACAGCCACCTGGATGTCGGGATTGGCCTTGTTCCAGACGTCGACGACGTCTTCGATGCCGGGGATCCACGACGTGAAGGTCAGGTTGACCTTGCCATCGGAGGGAGCACAGTCGGCAGCATCGGCGCTGCCGCCGGTCGATGCGGCGGTGGAGCAGCCGGTGAGGGCGACCGTCGCAGCGGTGAGCAGGGCAACAGTGGCCGCTCTTTTCGTGATTCGCATTGTTTTCCTTTGTTGGGGTTTCGCTGAAAAGGAGTGGTGCAAGGTTGTGCGGATGGTGCGGGTAAGGCTGGTCGTACGGTCGAAAAGTCGAGAGGTTACTTGACGCTGCCGGCGCCGAGGCCGTTGCGCCAGAAGCGCTGCAGCAGCAGGAACAGGATGATCAGCGGGATGATCGACAGCAGGGCGCCGATGAGCACGTAGCCGCGCAGCTCGGGGATCTGGTTGACCTGCGAGTTCCAGGCGTAGAGGCCCAGGGTGACGGGGAACAGGGTCTCGTCGCGCAGCATGATCAGCGGCAGGAAGAAGTTGTTCCAGATGGCCACGAACTGGAAGAGGAACACCGTGACCAGAGCGGGGAACATCAGCTTCACCGACACGGTGAAGAAGGTGCGCACCTCACCGGCGCCGTCGAGGCGGGCGGCTTCGATGAGTTCGTCCGGCACGCTCGCCGCGGCGAAGATGCGGGTGAGGTACACGCCGAACGGGCTGACCAGGCTGGGCAGGAACACCGCCCAGAACGTGTTGGTCAGGCTGACCTGGCTGAAGATCAGGAACAGCGGCAGCGCCAGCGCGGTGGCGGGCACGAGCACCCCGCCGAGCACGATGTTGAAGAGCAGTTCCCGGCCCGGGAAGCGGTACTTCGCCAGGGCGTAGCCGGCCATGCCGGCGAACAGGGTGGCCAGCAGGGCGCCGGCGCCGGCGTAGAGGGCGCTGTTGAGCATCCACTTGAGGAAGACGCCGTCACGGTAGGCGACCAAGTTGCCGATGTTGGCGAACAGGTTGAAGTCGGCGAACCAGAGCGGGTTGGTGCTGGTGAACTGGCTGCTCGACTTGGTGCCGGCGATGAACAGCCACCAGATCGGGATGAGGAAGTAGAGCGTGAAGACGAGCATCACGGTCATCGCGCCGATGCGGGAGAGCGGGCTCTCCTTGGGTCCCTTCGGGGCGGGGTTGGCGGCGTTCCTGGCGCGCTTGGACGCCCGGGAGACGGCCGGAGACTCGGTGAGGGCGCTCATTTGCCTTCCTTCCGCTGGGTGAACTTGAGGAACGAGAACGAGAGCACGAAGGTGGCCAGGGCCAGCACCACGCTGAAGGCGGCGGCGAGACTCACGTTGGGGATCGAGGAGGTGGAGTAGACCATCAGGTTCGGGGTGAAGGTGCTCGTCACGGCGGAGCTGAAGGTGCGGAACACCTGCGGCTCGGCGAGCAGCTGCAGGGTGCCGATGATGGAGAAGATGCCGGTGAGCACGATCGCGGGCATGATCAGCGGGATCTTGATCGACCAGGCGATGCGCAGCTGCCCGGCACCGTCGAGGCGGGCGGCCTCGTAGATCTCGGTGGGGATGGCCAGCAGGGCCGAGTAGATGATGAGCATGTTGTAGCCCACGTAGACCCAGGTGACGACGTTCGCGATGGCCCAGAGCACCAGGTCCGCGGAGAGGAAGCTGATGTTGCTGGTCAGCGCCGTGAACGGCGACAGGTTGGGCGAGTACAGGAAGCCCCACATGATCGCGGCGATGACGCCCGGAACGGCGTAGGGCACGAAGAACGCGAGCCGGAAGAAACGCTTGCCGCGGAGCAGCGGGGAATCCAGCAGCAGTGCAAAGAGCAGCGCCAGGCCGAGCATCACCGGCACCTGCACCACGCCGAAGGCGAGCACCCGGCCGATGGACTCCCAGAACGGGCCGTTCTGGAACACGGCGATGTACTGCGACAGGCCGCCGAAGACCTGGGTGGCCTTGCCGAAGGTGCCGTCGCGCTCCACCACGAGCAGCGACTGGTAGATCGCGTACCCGATCGGGATCAGGTAGAACAGCGTGAACAAGACGGCGAACGGCACGATGAAGACAGCGATCGCCTTCGGGTGCGCCACCTTGATCTTGCGGGGCTTCGGTGCCGGGCTGCGGGGTGCCGCGCTCCGGGCATCCGCGGCCGGAAGGGCTGGTGCGCTCATGATGCGGTGTCCTCTCTGAGAACGCGCACGGCTCCGGCCGGTACGCGCAGGGTGCGGGAGACGTCGGCGCCGGTGACGAGCTCGACCCCCGCCGCGCTCACCTCCACGTCGGTGTCGCCGTGGTTGATGATGAAGCGGTACGAGCGGTCGGCTGCGGCGCGACGGATGACCTCCACGAGGCCGTCGCCCTCCGGGCCGACCGCGGTGACGCGGGCCTGCCCGGCGATGGTGCGCAGCAGGTCGCGGTAGCCGTCGGCGTCGGGCGCGGTGGCCAGGTACCAGGCGGCACCGGCCCCGTGCGCGTTGCGGGTGACGGCGGGGACGCCGGCGAGGGGCCCGGCGGCGTAGCTGGCCAGGGCCTCGGCGCCGGTCAGCCGCAGCCGTTCGCTCCACAGGGTGCCGGTGGCGGTGTCCGACAGCCCGGCAAGGCCGCCGTCCAGAAGCACGGGGTGGCCGGGGGCCAGCGGGGAGAACTCCTCCACGGTGATGCCGAGCAGGTCGCGGAACGCGCCGGGGTAGCCGCCGAGGCGCACCCGGTCGTCTTCGTCGACGATGCCGCTGTAGAACGTCACCAGGGCGTGGCCCCCCGCGGCGACGAACCCGGCGAGGTTCTCGGCCTGCTGGTCGGTGACCAGGTACAGCGCGGGCACCACCACGAGGTTGTAGGCGCTGAGGTCGGCATCCGGGGAGACGATGTCGACCGTGACGCCGAGCCGGTGCAGCGCGGTGTAGGCGGCGTGCACCTGCTCGAGGTACTTCACCGACTGGGACGGGCGGGACTCGTTGTCGCCGGCCCACCAGGCTTCCCAGCTGAACAGGATCGCGGCATCCGCCACGACACGGGTGCCGATCACCTCGTCGAGCTTGTCGAGGGTGGCGCCCAGTTCGACCACCTCACGCCAGAGCACGGTGTCGGTGCCGGCGTGCGGCACCAGGGCGGAGTGGAACTTCTCCGAGCCCTGCTGCGAGGCGCGCCACTGGAAGTAGCAGATGCCGTCGGCGCCGCGGGCCACGTGGGAGAGCGAGTTGCGGGTCATCTCCCCCGGGGTCTTGGCGACGTTCAGCGGCTGCCAGTTGACCGCGCTGGTGGCCTGCTCCATGAGCAGCCAGCCGTCGCCGTCGGCGAGCCCGCGGGTGAGGTCGGCGGCGAAGGCCAGTTCGGTGGTGGGGTCCGCGAGGCGGTGGTCGAGGTAGTGGTCGTTCGCGACGACGTCCACGGCGGATGCCCAGGACCAGTAGTCGAGGTTCTTGATGTGCGCGGTGACCATGAAGTTCGTGGTGACCGGCACCTCGCTGTGCCGGCGGATGACGGCCTCTTCGGCGCGGTAGTAGCCGAGCAGCTCGTCGGAGCTGAACCGGTGGAAGTCGAGCACCTGGCCAGGGTTGCGGCTGGAGAGGGTGAGCCGGGGGGTGTGCACTTCGGCCCAGGCGCTGTAGCGCTGGCTCCAGAAGCTCGTGCCCCAGGCGGTGTTGAGCGCGGCGATGCTGCCGTACTTCTGCTCGAGCCAACGGCGGAACGCGGCGGCGGTGTCGTCGTCGTAGCAGAGCGCGTTGTGGCAGCCGAGTTCGTTGGAGACGTGCCAGAGGGCCACGGCCGGGTGGGCGCCGTAACGCTCGGCGACCTTCTCCACCAGGCG
It includes:
- a CDS encoding carbohydrate ABC transporter permease, encoding MSALTESPAVSRASKRARNAANPAPKGPKESPLSRIGAMTVMLVFTLYFLIPIWWLFIAGTKSSSQFTSTNPLWFADFNLFANIGNLVAYRDGVFLKWMLNSALYAGAGALLATLFAGMAGYALAKYRFPGRELLFNIVLGGVLVPATALALPLFLIFSQVSLTNTFWAVFLPSLVSPFGVYLTRIFAAASVPDELIEAARLDGAGEVRTFFTVSVKLMFPALVTVFLFQFVAIWNNFFLPLIMLRDETLFPVTLGLYAWNSQVNQIPELRGYVLIGALLSIIPLIILFLLLQRFWRNGLGAGSVK
- a CDS encoding ABC transporter substrate-binding protein — translated: MRITKRAATVALLTAATVALTGCSTAASTGGSADAADCAPSDGKVNLTFTSWIPGIEDVVDVWNKANPDIQVAVQTGPNGNGGTYANFFNQLEAGNAPDLGQIEYDALPNFRVQDGLMNLASCEGVMDAKADFVDWTWGQVSFNEDDSVYAIPQDSGPMAMFYRADLFAANNIAIPTTWAEFATAAEQVRATGSYITNFSQSDINQFAGLVWQAGGTWFGNDGTDWNVDLTGDESIKVADYWQDLIDRDLVSTQPPWTTEWDNAYNTGAAWTWNSAAWGANSIASGAPDTAGKWAVAASPQWEAGDEASGNWGGSSTAVFTGSKHPYEAAQFALWLNSSSESLTMLNESANLYPAAKDGLDLPVLKEGVEFYGDQPIYDVFAKASGEVSSDFVWGPTMTQTYNDVSDGFKAAVSGNGTLAEALTTGQSATIKALQAQSIPVKE
- a CDS encoding carbohydrate ABC transporter permease, giving the protein MSAPALPAADARSAAPRSPAPKPRKIKVAHPKAIAVFIVPFAVLFTLFYLIPIGYAIYQSLLVVERDGTFGKATQVFGGLSQYIAVFQNGPFWESIGRVLAFGVVQVPVMLGLALLFALLLDSPLLRGKRFFRLAFFVPYAVPGVIAAIMWGFLYSPNLSPFTALTSNISFLSADLVLWAIANVVTWVYVGYNMLIIYSALLAIPTEIYEAARLDGAGQLRIAWSIKIPLIMPAIVLTGIFSIIGTLQLLAEPQVFRTFSSAVTSTFTPNLMVYSTSSIPNVSLAAAFSVVLALATFVLSFSFLKFTQRKEGK
- a CDS encoding beta-galactosidase; translated protein: MNTPVATPVVTPQVTRTTPFVQNGIAYGCDYNPEQWGPEVWAEDVLLMQQAGVDLVAINIFGWSNLEPAPGVYDFTLLDTIVDLLHAHGIRVNLGTGTSSPPPWLTTLHPEILPETEDGTTRYSGGRQAWCPSSPVFREHALRLVEKVAERYGAHPAVALWHVSNELGCHNALCYDDDTAAAFRRWLEQKYGSIAALNTAWGTSFWSQRYSAWAEVHTPRLTLSSRNPGQVLDFHRFSSDELLGYYRAEEAVIRRHSEVPVTTNFMVTAHIKNLDYWSWASAVDVVANDHYLDHRLADPTTELAFAADLTRGLADGDGWLLMEQATSAVNWQPLNVAKTPGEMTRNSLSHVARGADGICYFQWRASQQGSEKFHSALVPHAGTDTVLWREVVELGATLDKLDEVIGTRVVADAAILFSWEAWWAGDNESRPSQSVKYLEQVHAAYTALHRLGVTVDIVSPDADLSAYNLVVVPALYLVTDQQAENLAGFVAAGGHALVTFYSGIVDEDDRVRLGGYPGAFRDLLGITVEEFSPLAPGHPVLLDGGLAGLSDTATGTLWSERLRLTGAEALASYAAGPLAGVPAVTRNAHGAGAAWYLATAPDADGYRDLLRTIAGQARVTAVGPEGDGLVEVIRRAAADRSYRFIINHGDTDVEVSAAGVELVTGADVSRTLRVPAGAVRVLREDTAS